A DNA window from Holosporales bacterium contains the following coding sequences:
- a CDS encoding cell wall hydrolase, producing MKQISYTHEDADVLARTIFGEARGEYHKVGINALVAIGNVVLNRTSIGGFFGNSIAEVCKKPWQFSCWNAGDPNLPIISKANKSDFLFEVCLGVASALLQGKWPDLTKGSDHYHSRDIRPHWAKNVIPRLKLGSHVFYKLQS from the coding sequence ATGAAGCAAATTTCATACACCCATGAAGACGCAGACGTTCTTGCCAGAACCATATTTGGTGAGGCTAGGGGCGAATATCATAAAGTTGGCATCAACGCCCTCGTGGCAATTGGCAATGTTGTGCTAAATCGAACAAGCATTGGCGGATTTTTCGGCAACAGCATTGCTGAAGTATGTAAAAAGCCTTGGCAGTTTTCTTGCTGGAACGCCGGCGATCCGAATTTGCCGATAATCAGCAAAGCCAATAAGTCCGATTTTTTATTTGAGGTTTGCCTTGGAGTAGCTTCGGCTCTCTTGCAAGGCAAATGGCCAGATTTAACCAAGGGCAGTGATCACTATCACTCGCGTGACATTCGGCCACATTGGGCCAAAAACGTCATTCCTAGGTTAAAGCTGGGATCGCATGTTTTCTATAAACTGCAATCGTAA